The DNA window TGCAAGTTTCGCTTTATACCTTTCTGCTGATGTGCTCCTCGATTGATTTTGAAGAATTGAGAGGAACGGCAGTTCCTCACACCAAGTTATCAGcaagaactgccagagactctctatacagcaaggatagtttatgtgttttcaaaactttcacttttaatttgtagttccaaacactcttaggtgaaatgtagaaaaaagtcaatacctgtcatacagtaagagaaataagtcaccaaaggaaggtaaaaatgtccttctccttcttctttttctcccaacattcgagtttaatgacaatgaacttgtattgtcaacatggaaatacacTATAGAACACACTTATGTGATATTTATattgaacatttgcctgcaaaaaaagatatctattatataaatataacagaAGGTCTGgcatgcatgggatttgaaactataaccttcagtttgcaagcatgttgtgtaCTCTCAGTGCTACACAATTGGTTGAAAAAACaaccagtattttgaaagatgaagtcaacCAGCTGATAATTCTCGGGACATTTTGGTGAGTTTTTTCAGTCATCTCATCATTTTGAGATCatgatcttgagctctgaaaaatgttggtttcctgtcagtgtaacgttcattgtggtccctattgccGCAAGGAAGTACGGTTTTGATGAGAGTAACGATATTTGTGGTCCCCATTGGACAAAATGGAATGCTAATTACATtagtaaatattgaaataaatgaatatataaatcaatacatagacatttctttctttctgtatctatctattgatatttctttctttttcactatcacatataaacactgccatttaatactgtataaaatgaaaataaatactcaacagttctggTTCatttgtatattagtgaagatttttgcaCATAAAGGTCAttatgctttcatatatttttactttcaaataaagaaaatatatattgtaacgacccagacaattgctttgttgcagaacttgttgtctgttcagtttgtctcgactgtcttttatgttacatgtaatgtaaggggaacgggtcacGCCATTACTGAGCTTGGGCAGGGGGAGTGAGTGGgaagaatgtgtgttgctgttttcgggggttgcagggcatggatgtgactggttgatgagccagACAGCAACAGGAAACAATGGGAGGTTATATAATAAGGGGGAGCATGAGCCTGGGggcttgaatgagaaactgtgggtgtgacTGAGCGAGCGCAtgaccggagagaatatgcagtgaaagtacCAAGACTAAAACGtggggttattattttggtgccgtgaattccggcccctgacagcaattctctgtagtttcaaataaaacaaacattttgagaattcaacaccatcTCCCTGAGTACTACAGGCACAACTCTAcaacaggcacaactgtaaaaccgctGGGGGCCAAGGTTggcccaattgtttcttctaacttagatTGTGTTtgtgatacaagttagaagaaacaattggggaaaCCTTGGCCAACGTGGGTTTTccaattgtgcctgtttgctttgtgctgggcaaggttgccccaatggtttcttgaaacttggcttgtgtttacattttattatttttttacatttccaatgtgtttttgtttcagctttcacttatttttttcacttatctttATCTATCACACCCTATTGCAGTCCCTTCTTTCTATATCTTTACCAACTGACATGGTTCCAATGGTTCTCTTTTATGATTAAATATCTTAATTCCACCATAATTATGACGGGCAATCGTGCTAAACATATTCACAATCTTTTAACATGTCTGAAGATACAAAACTATAGTTCAGTCATCTTCCATCTttggtatttttcattttagtCATTTTTTATTGGACTGATCAGTACTTTCTGTACTGAACTGAAGTCCCTTTGAAAGCATGTGCTTTAGAGACTTGAGGAGAGAGACATTCAATAGTGAAGCAATGAAAACGGTACTGAAGCAAAGAATGGAAAATGccatttaaaaccttttaaaccTAGATGTGTTTATGCACACTGTGCCGTCTGAGCTGTTTGGCATCAAGAATTCTGACTAAAAAGAATCTTAGCAACATGGACAGTGACAGTCGTACAGTTTCCTGGACCTAGAAAGCaggtgtttctttattaaaatattagttttattGCTCCACTGAGCTAAACATCACCATGTGTTATCATTTGCTTAATTGGCGCAGTATATTTGATAAAAtgaagcatttgtttttttgtttttttttatttcagcttattGAAGCGAGCATGGTTTTTTCAGAGACATGTTGGAATGTGATTTCACTCTTGCTGGTAGTCATGAGAATTTTTGCAATTATCGTTGGGAAAGATAATGGAACAGTGCAGTTTTggctttaaacaaaataataaaatactttaataatgGTCATTTTCAGTCTGATACTTTGGGGTTTTATAATTGCTTTGCTAAATGTCAAGCTATTTGGATTCTACATATAGGGCAGTAAATGTGGCAGAACAAAAAATAGAACAGGAGCCCAGTGAGTAGTCAGTCCTGGGATTAGATCAAATTAGAGTGCAGACCGTGTTTAAGCTTTGGCATGGCTGCAGAGACTGAGGCGAAGACAGGCTGTCCAGATATTATCATATCATTTTATGATGTTGTCGAGTGGTTCATTATATTTCATCATTACATTTCTCTCATAATACCAGTAAATTGTGTATAACTGGTAAACTGATGTAAGGTTCAGCATGAGAATGCCTTATTTTATGTGTGTCCCAAGTGTCAAGAGTGTGCAAAACAATATGTGGACCAGCTCTACAGGGAATGTGACAGAAGGCAAGCCTGCACCTGCCTGTGTGGGACAAGCCGCCTAATAGAGAAACACAGTTAAACATTAGACTGTCATGCATGATTCAACACGTCTCTTATCTCTTGACTGAAGCAAATTTTCTGGATTTCATCTTCTTCTAAAGGGTTGAATGTATTGGGTGGGAAGGATCTagatgaaaataatattattattaaaaaataaattgtatttaataacgAGGAAGGTCATTTGGCATTATCTGCTGCCCTTTGTGTCTGTCCTTAACTCCAAGCAACCATaatgtttgtcaataatagcttATAGATTTTAAATTGTCCTGTATCAATGTTAATTATAACATATTTATCAGAATAACGTAAGAACACTATGCACTATAGTGTTGTACATATGTCCTGAACTGGAAAAGGTATTtatatttctataataaaaaCTCGAAGCGCTTCCCAGCAATCATCCATTCACTTGTGTGAGTCGGATGAGTTGGAATGGAGGTTGGAGTACAGGGGGTAGAATATCTCTTCAGTGGCACTCCCAGCGCAGGCCTcgggttttgttgtgtttgttaacCCCTAGCCTCTGTTTCTGAGCTCTGCCAAGCAGGCTCCAGTGGCAGGCTAATTATAGAGCATCATGGGAGCTGGGATTCCAGATTTAGAGTGTGAAAATATTCATGAGGGACTCCTTTATGCCAGTGATGCTCCCACAGTGGTAGTAGTTTTGCACTCACCCCACGCTCCATATCCCCAATTCAGCTCAGATAATCAAGTTTAAGCCAGCTATACATTGCAAAGAGAAAGGGGACACTGTGCTACCACTATATGGGCTGAATAATCCTGGGCTATATTTAAACTCCAGTAATAAACATGTGTCAGGCAGCTGAATCACACAAGAACAACTATCATAGATTGGGTCTTCTGATTCTGATTAATGTCACTTtggtgtttgtctgtctgtctttatatgttGCGTATATATCAACTGTTTCTGTTGCCTTTCTTAATTGTTTATCTAATCTatgtcattcacaaaaaaaaaaaaaaaaactgttcttgtaTTACACCttgaatatttttattacaggaatacctgctgaataatgttatgttaacatattgaattagataccgctttgtagttttctgttatggcttcaggtagacttgtgagatataattttgtagttcctacattacatgataaataaaagatttaaattaccttcaaatgttttcagtgtttttttttgttttttttaaatatctcaattctaaaattctaggtgatgtcaTAGCTGTAGGTGACGACCTTTATTTTTAGGAGATTGACTTTTCCTTTCCCTTACAGACAGTGAGATTGTACCCCCTGACTGCCTGCGCCCTAGGTCCTTTACTGCTGTACGGAGACCCTCGCTGCGCAGAGAGACAGACGATGCTCGTCTCTCGGTCAGCCTCTGTGACCTCAACCTGCAAGAAGAAAACCTCCATCTCATCTCAGCTGCGTGCCCCATTCCACAGAACTCTCTGAACTCCCAGCAGTCACACCTACTGCCCTCCCACCTGGACAGTGACCTGCACTTCCACCAGCTGAGGGGGGCGCACATCAAGACGCTGGACGAGCAGACGGTGGGCCGTTCCGAGCACGCACGCGAGGAGAGAACATTGGTGTTCACCAACCGGCCCCTCCGAATCGGGGAGACAATTTTCATCAAAATAAACAAGTCCAACACCGGCCGCTCGGCCTCCCTGTCTTATGGAGTGACCTCCTGTGATCCCAGCGTGCTGCGGCCCAGTGACCTGCCCTACAACCCGGAGTCTCTGGTGGACCGCAAGGAATTCTGGGCAGTGTGCAGGGTGCCCACTCCCCTCCAGAGTGGGGACATCCTGGGCTTTTTGGTCAACCAGGAAGGTGAACTTCTTTTAAGCCACAACGGAATGAATGCTGGGATGCAGGTCTGTGTGGATAACTCCCGCCCACTATGGATGTTCTTTGGGCTGCATGGGGCATTGGCACAGCTAAGAATTTTGGGTAAGTTTGGCTTTTTTGTGTGTCTGTCCTTCCGGCTGTATCTTGACCATAATGGAAAAAGATTCAAACACAATTTATAACTTAAAAATTGTCAAATTGTTTTTAGTTGAGTTCATATTTATTTcgaaccattttttaaaaaaaatgttgtctgaATATAgcaatgaaaaatacaaacaaattaaagtagtaaaaataaaaaaaatccatcagTGCCTAACTTTATTGCTAATTTCACTTAAGTGAACTATTTTCTTTCATAggaagctttttaaaatatttctctgATTACTTTAATAGTACTGAcagattttaaatgattttatcagacaaactgtttaacatttttgtttggaaaatataAGGATGTTAAATGATAAACAGATGCATTTGATCGTGCTAAGTGCTGGATTAACAGGGTTTAACTGTctgaacttttaaaaacattttattgaaattctACAGCTTTTCTAACACAGCATAGATGAGTAATGCATACAAAGAGCACCCCAAAGCCCCTTCCTGCAGATGATTGATATAACTGATAAGTAGCTGAAGTAGGCAAACCATTTACAGTTATTAACATCTTCCTCTCCAGTGGTGCCATGTGAACGCATTACAGATCTTTGAGTCGACTGATCTTTCTGTTTACGTCACTTTCAACTCAGTGACTCCTCATTGCCAATACCATCAATACCATCATTACCATCAATTTCACACTGAattgggcagcttacaggcaagcccgcaggtgcctggccagactacaggggtcgctggtgagcagtgagccaaggacacgcTGGCAGACCTAGGCTCTTTCCCCGACCCAATTGTGCGctaccccctgggaactcccgtctatggtcggcgacgtccaggctatagggcgcatcttgcaatccacgcggagcgcctttaccggatgcaccactcaggagctcCCTCAAACTAAATTCTGATTGGGATATTGACAGTGTAGCACCAATGGCAACAAAtgctaataaaaaaatgaaaacaaaatgttcatgttTAATGCACAAAAAAGCTCAAAGCTCTGgaagggggcggggggggagcTACAGCTTGTTCACAGTAAATCTCTGTTAATGAAGCTCTGAACCTTACTGCAATTACAACCAACTTACCAGTCATTACAAGgtactacatactgtacattactggCATAAAGTCATTCACTGCTGAATGGACCGGCCCTGGCTACAACTAATGTTCAGAAAATGCTGGCTTTCCAGCAGTCGCAAGATTCCAGTTAAACAGGTGTGCCAGGGCGTCAGTAGTCATGCTCCAGAACTCTGGAATTCTCTTCCCTGTGTCATCCAAAGGGCAGAGATAGTCAGCATTTGGCTAgactaaacactttttttttttttatcaggattTTGTTTAACTACTACCATAGAGCTTGATTTATAAACTGCCGGAATGCTTCTATATGAAATACGCTATATAAGTGTCATTTGTATACAACAGAATGGAATGGAAAACACAGCAGAATTGAACTTGGTAACTGAAGcaacactgttaaataaaaaaagccattttGCTCTTCCAATGTAATATTTTACTACTGGGCATTTTAATTTGGCTTTGTGACAATTTCCAAGACCCCTGGCATGGTAAAGAGAGCACTTCCCTCACTGCACAGATGGCAGGGCTTTTCTTTTGCTGGCTAAGCATTGAAATCCCTTCATTCTAAAGCTACCACAATTGTTTCCAACTCCCTAAGGATGTGGTTtcagagcagaaaaaaaagggttttggGATGCTGATTAaaatttagcaacctggcataaAGGAAGCAGGCTGTTTGTTAACCCTCGATGATTTTCCAATGTTATCGACAGACTGTCTGCTTTTGAATGTACTAAGTCCTATACAAGTGCAGTATATACCATAGTTCCTTTTGCCATTTTGCCACATGCCATTGACTCTATTCTTGAACCAGTCTGTTAATGCTGTATAAATTCAGCTTATTGAATTTCACTTATTGCATTGCTTATATCATTCCTTTGATGTCTGAAACGACCCCAGTTTGGTACCAGGTTTTATAAAGATATACAGGATCCAAGGGAGAGCTGTGTCAGATTATTGCAATGGTCTGAGTCTTTCTTCATCTCATGACTTTGAGCTCtcagatttattttggtattGCGGGGGCAGGCAGTAGACTCATTATTGCATGATTTCTTTTCAGTTGCATTATATATTCCATTAAAGTGACATTATTTCACGCTTAACTGAACAGTTTTCCACCTACTGCGCCAAATCTTAGTGCTGCTTAATCACAGCCTTCAGTATCACGTCCTTCGCCCACAGTTTCTCTGCACAGCTGGGGGCAAGAGAGCATGCAGTCCTGTATTGGCACACTCCCGGTTATTGCTGACTAAATGGTCTGGGGCTTGGAGTGGTGTATTGACATGGCATGTATACAGGGCAGGAGATGGTTCTATGTGGGTAACAAGTAATAAGTCAGCTAAAATATGACAACTGGTGTAAAGTCTTTTTTTGTGTGAACCAGGCAGAACTATCTGTGTTTATTATTGAAAACTAatatctgttttttctttaaaacatattctaaaaAATGCTTCTTGGAATACTTCCATCTTCACATCATGAAAGCACTGTCACAGTCATAACTGTCAGTCTCTCAAAGAGGCCAAGGATTAGATGGCCATAGAGAAAATGCCTTAAAATCAATGGCAATGTGTGCATGTATTTTCATGTGTTGACATTTGTAAAGCTTTCTTTTTCTAAAACAATGAGATAACCTTAGTTAAGAAATTGTCAGTTAAACAATTATGAATTTGGAAATGTGTCGTcaccattttattttgaatacatcgATCGAATACGAATGGCTTTTGCTGGCATTCAAGGAGTTATAGTGGCTGGAATATAGGACCCAGAGTCTTACAGATATGCTTGGCTCCACAGTACAATACCAACTGCTGAAGAGGAATGGAGCAACTTTGCACCCATagtaataatgtattattgtaatgCTAGAGCAGTCATCAATAACCGTCATGGCACATGTGGCAGAGGGAGAACTCTGCCTGTaaataattgctgtttttttgtttgtgttttgatggcGGTTGGCAGGGATCAGGTTACTTCcagtccctgccaaaaacatacAAGAATGTGACTACTCCTTAATGAAATAATTAGTgttaattgggagcagccacatccttTAAGCAGAGCCCAGGGCTGCATTAAGGAGGAAGGAGTTTGGCGAGTTTGTGTTCTGTGATTTGCTGGGTATGTAAAGATCtgttcagtgaaggcgaatgcccagcctgacagcatttttttgtttgtttgtttttgttttgttaaaccttttgtttCAGTCCTTGTGccttttgatttctgttttagattattgttttgttaattaaaagtgcgcatcaggGCTTAAATCTAGTTTTCCCTGTGTCTGAGCGTCCTTCCCTGCCGGTCACACCTGGGCCCACAGCTCTATCCTGTCACAGTGACAGCAAGTCAGTCTGGTTCTGTGTTAGAGCAACACATTTCAACCAAAATGAAGATTATCACAATGAGAGAAGAACAAAGCATCTCCCATCCATTTTTTACAACAGGGACATTAGCCACCTAGGTGTCTGTGATGAATGTACTATACCACCTCAAAAAAAGCAGCGCTGGGGGACTCTTAACCTTTTGACTatttgctgtaataataataataataataataataataataataataataataataataataataatacctttatttttatgtagcacctttcatagtggaccaccatcacaaagtgctttacagaggtaggctgtgaactgtgcattatatgcagagtcacttacaataggacattgatttaacatctcatctgcaggttggagcacaaggaggtgaagtgacttgcacagtgagtgagtcagtggcagaggtgggatttgaaccagtgctctcctggttacaagccctggactgtAACTACTGGACAACACTGCCTCCTCAAGGCATTTACTACCTTGTACTTTTAAAGCCATGCTGCAATATTTGCATCTGTGCTACTGATTGTGATCTGTTCAAAAGCGTGCAGTGTTAACAATCCACAGCCCCTTATCAGGTCATTTGTTACCATGGTAAATGTGGAGCGCATGACATCTGCTACGATGTGTGACTGATAGCATCAGCTGTAATAAAATGGAGTGTTTATGGTACTGCAGTGTAAAAGTGATAAACCACGGCTAAGGCATTCTGTATCAACTGTTATTGTTGCACCATATCCAAATACAGGGCACACCCAAGCAGAATCCTGAAAACAATCTCAGAATATAGAAGCATTGGAGCTTTTTAggggatttatatatatatatatatatatatatatatatatatatatcgatcgTATTCCTTTGAATTAAGATGCAATTTTTAAACCAATTTATTCTTCTCAAGCATGTCCTGCATCTTATATTCGAGTACAGCGAAGCTTGTATTAAAAATCATCAACAAAAGATatgactgcccgagtacacaaacaggaacatgactgactgctgagaaaagacaaaaaaaaaccttactgtcCGAtatcgaatcatccatgacatgcaGGCAGCCATTATCAAAGAAGCGGGACTCATTGTCTGGGAGATATCAAGTAATAAAGAGGACTCTTCCAACTCAAATAATGGTGACTAGGAGGGTACAGGCATGTTCAtttaacaatataacaatatgCATTACTAATATGCCTAATAGACAAGTGTTTCTTTGTATAAATTGCTCTTatatgtgttaatatttctatttgatgttttacattttcttcacATTAAAGGTGAGAAGTTTGGGCTGCAATAATTAAGGACGTATTCGATTtataatatgattttatatatatattatctatataagttatatatataatatatataatatatatatacatgtactaTGTATGTGAACTGTACTTACTCAATTGCATGCACAttgctgtaaaaataataaacttctaTTTTGAATTTTTAGGCTCCACTCATCTTCCAGAACCCCGTGGCCTCACAGCTCCCTGCTCCCCCGTCTCCACCCCCAACACTCCCACAGTCCTCTGCAACGAGGACTCTGACCCCACACTCCACGCCAGCAGCTCCGCCGGGGGTAAATACAACTACATCTACTTACTGCCACATGAGGGTGGATTCAAGCAAAAAGTACTGTGCCTTTTGCTGACCAATATTATCTTCTTGCTCTATGACTCTGTTCAATCAAATTTCCAATCATATCTGGACATGGCCCAAACCGTTTGATTGAATGGGTCATAGAACAGGAAGGATGGATTAGCTGTATAGTTACCTTTAAGTGTGCATGCACGATGCTATAAATGACCCCGCTACTTCTTTGTGCTGCTTGTCTGTTTCTAAATGGCTCGTTCATTTCTTTACCTTTACAGGTACAACTCCAAATTCTCCCATCAGCTTACCTGAGTCCCCCACCTTCCTTGCAGCCTGTGGTTCTTGGAGTGACGAGTGTACCATCTGCTATGAGAACATGGTGGACTCTGTGATCTACGCATGTGGGCACATGTGTCTGTGCTACACCTGTGGCCTGAAACTGAAGAAAATGACCAACGCATGCTGCCCGATATGTAGAAGGACCATCAAAGACATAATAAAAACCTACCGCAGCACGTAGACACAGGGATCCCATCTTAACCGTGGAATTGGGGAGCTCTTTTGTAAGGAAACATTAATGTGGCGCAGAGCAGCCCAACTCTGAAAATGGATTCACTATTGTTAAGATTATATCTAGGTTCAAAAAGTCCACGATTTGAAGGTTTTTTTCACAAACTTATTTTTCCAATTGTTTTTATACTACCAGGGAGAACTGCCGTCCTAGCCATCGTTTGGTCACTGGGGCGCCAGGTTGTTTAAAGAGACTAAAAATAAAGAGAGACATGTTTGAAGGTTCAGAAGTTGCCTCTTGCATTGGAGGCAGCTTGGTCCAATGAAACTGAAGTTCAAGTGAAGGAGCAAAAGAAAAGCGACTTGTTAGTTAAACAGGCCCCTCCATGGTTAGAGAAATCATGTTGAGAAAAGCTGGTAGCCCAGTTGGGCTTCCCATCAACTTGAAGCACTGCAACTTTAACACAACTGTTGTCTGTGCGGCACACCAACCCAAGCAGATATAAAGCTGACCTGCGTATTTGCAACtgcagaaaatgtaaaacaatgcatGCGCATGGGGTAAACTAGCCATAAAGTCCTGCAGATGTTTCATACTCAACTTTAACATTTCATCAATGCAAATATAAACGACTGAGGCATCTTTCTAGTGCCACCCATGCACGGTGATTGACACCTGTTTTTCATGAGGGGGTGAGCATTCAGCATGTCACAAGACGACCGTTACAGTTGGTAGAGTAACATATGTCAAACTTTAAATGGATACTATGCCAagctgtgtataatatatatatatatatatatatatatatagatatatatatataatatatatatatatatatatatataccctttaAACCCATTCAACCCTTTAACCCATTCAAAAGACTGGACAATGTAATGATTTGACCCCAGACCCCATATTCTGTCCTAGAGGGTGCAGGTAGTTGTGATGCAAAGTGAGTGATGAAGCCTTGTGTGATCAGTTTGGTTAAGGATGACAGGCCCTGTGTTCTGGCTCTAGAACCGTTCATATACACCAGGTACCACAGGGTTCCACATATACTGGACCacgttgaattttttttttatttttttttatttttttttttaatgtattatggcCAGTATACAGAATATTCCAAAGAAAATTAAAAGGTAGAACTATTGTCCACTAGACTGTCCATAGTTCTAGGTCACCTGAATACAGGACTCCTTTCTGTACTTGGACACATCCAATTGATTAATACATAAGGATCAGTACTGTGCATAGACACAGTGGACGGgttgagctggcttcatgagtggATGTTTAAAGCAATCGAAACTGTTGTGCTTCAGCACACGACTTGCTAAAAAGTCAACAGTTCCACCATACAGGAAATGGAATTTTGTTGTAATCTATAAAGGTACAGAGAAATGAagatgtgtttttagtttttcacaGGGTACACACCGATCTAAAAGGTTTTGTAAATACCTGAGAGTGCCCTTCATTTCTGACCTATGGCCAAATACCGATatggtggtcatgtgacttttgtttctgtttcagacGATTAAGATTGACTGTATTGGATGATTTCCTGTCCCGTTGATTATAGGCATCATGCAAGGAAAATGAACAGTTTTATGGCTGTATTTTACAAAGCAGCTGCCACCACACTGCCTGGGCCTTTACATTGACCTCAGATCCAATATGGGTGGTTCCCACAGGAGTGAGGCAGAACATTTTGagatattgttttcagttttagtaCAAAGCTGTAATCTAGAGTTTTCTCAATTAAGCTACATTACTGGTGTTTAAATGAATGGTTTCATTGCCACATCATTTCTCATGTCTGGCCAtattaatgatacagaccacagGCTTTGCCTTCATATTTGGTACGATGTTGCCTTTTATGATTAGTTTTGAAAGTGGTCATTGGCCATTACAAATCTATTTGGCGGAACATTATTTGTTATTCCAGTCTCAGAAAACATTTGAGattcatattaaatatttcatacaAATGTGGCAATGACCTTGGGCTTGACCTCTGATTGCCCCCAGAGGATAATTCAATTCAGGTCAGTATTATATGATTGAATATGGAAACCGTGAGTAAACATcagtaatgtaaaaataacaatgaaagaTTAACACAAGTATTTAGCAAAATCAAGTGAGCCAGGTATGGGTTTCATTCCCACAAACCCAGTTCACTTTTGTGTTGTGCTAATAACTGGTTAATATACAGGTCTTAGCaccacagttttaaaatattagtGCTTATGTAAAAAACAATGTGGGATTCTATATTTTAGGGCATCCGTAGCTATCCATAGGTGACGGCTTTggcttgattgttttttttttatttttttgtgtgtgctgttgAAAAGCTTTACAATCCCAGTTCCATTGATGTTCCTTCAACAGAGAAGTCCTGTAGACAGAACTGCATTCGTTTTCAGTGTGTATATGTGGCGGTTGTTAAACTATTAA is part of the Polyodon spathula isolate WHYD16114869_AA chromosome 13, ASM1765450v1, whole genome shotgun sequence genome and encodes:
- the LOC121325445 gene encoding E3 ubiquitin-protein ligase NEURL1-like isoform X2 codes for the protein MGGQITRNTLYDSLGGSFPATSHRCHHKPKRCPPIQQRGGFPVNPLLFHPNAKGSQITMDLSLKTVKRQASFCNAITFSNRPVVLYEQVRLKITKKQLCWSGALRLGFTAKDPSRINPDTLPKYACPDLVSQSGFWAKALPEEFANEGNVVGFWVDKKGRVFYRVNDSSPMLFFSGVRTTDPLWALIDVYGLTRGVQLLDSEIVPPDCLRPRSFTAVRRPSLRRETDDARLSVSLCDLNLQEENLHLISAACPIPQNSLNSQQSHLLPSHLDSDLHFHQLRGAHIKTLDEQTVGRSEHAREERTLVFTNRPLRIGETIFIKINKSNTGRSASLSYGVTSCDPSVLRPSDLPYNPESLVDRKEFWAVCRVPTPLQSGDILGFLVNQEGELLLSHNGMNAGMQVCVDNSRPLWMFFGLHGALAQLRILGSTHLPEPRGLTAPCSPVSTPNTPTVLCNEDSDPTLHASSSAGGTTPNSPISLPESPTFLAACGSWSDECTICYENMVDSVIYACGHMCLCYTCGLKLKKMTNACCPICRRTIKDIIKTYRST
- the LOC121325445 gene encoding E3 ubiquitin-protein ligase NEURL1-like isoform X1, with the translated sequence MGNSVSSIPTLQRGHQNRFHRLSNQQKDSLGGSFPATSHRCHHKPKRCPPIQQRGGFPVNPLLFHPNAKGSQITMDLSLKTVKRQASFCNAITFSNRPVVLYEQVRLKITKKQLCWSGALRLGFTAKDPSRINPDTLPKYACPDLVSQSGFWAKALPEEFANEGNVVGFWVDKKGRVFYRVNDSSPMLFFSGVRTTDPLWALIDVYGLTRGVQLLDSEIVPPDCLRPRSFTAVRRPSLRRETDDARLSVSLCDLNLQEENLHLISAACPIPQNSLNSQQSHLLPSHLDSDLHFHQLRGAHIKTLDEQTVGRSEHAREERTLVFTNRPLRIGETIFIKINKSNTGRSASLSYGVTSCDPSVLRPSDLPYNPESLVDRKEFWAVCRVPTPLQSGDILGFLVNQEGELLLSHNGMNAGMQVCVDNSRPLWMFFGLHGALAQLRILGSTHLPEPRGLTAPCSPVSTPNTPTVLCNEDSDPTLHASSSAGGTTPNSPISLPESPTFLAACGSWSDECTICYENMVDSVIYACGHMCLCYTCGLKLKKMTNACCPICRRTIKDIIKTYRST